The window AAAAATCTGCTTTCCGCTTTTTCTATATCCTTCTCGCTTGGAAAGTCGACGTCGTCGAAATCGGAAACTATGCCCGTAATATTTAAATCGCCGTTTTTTAATTTATCTCCTATCGATATAACCCAGCGGATTAAAATATCGGAATTTAAAACGGATGAGAAAATTTCTTCTTCCCCCTCCTCAATGCTTTTCGCAATTTCTATTTCTCTTTCACGAGTAAGCAAAGCTACCGACCCCATCTCTTTTAAATACATCCTTACGGGATCGTTAGTTTTAAGGGATAAATCTTCTTCATCTTCCAATTCGTCGCTAAAAATTTCGTCGTCGGCGAACTTAGAAGAAGACTTGCCGAAAATAGAAGAAGCGTCTCTGCCGATTTCTATATCTTTCTCTCCCAGCATGCTTATTAAATCGTCTATCTGATCGGAAGAAACTATATCCTGAGGTAAAATATCGTTAAATTCGTCGTAGCTTAATCTGCCACCGGAACGTTCTTTGGCTTTCTCTATGCTTTTATTTAAAATTAACGTTTCTATTTCTTTTTCCTTTTTCTGTTTTTTTAAAGTATCCGACGGTTTTTGTTCTTTAACGGTATTATTTTTATCGGCTTTATTATTTGCCTCTGTCTTATTTGCCTTATTTTTATTATTTTTTTTATTTTCTATATTTTTTTTAGTCATATTGTATCAATACCCGCAAATTTTTTTTTGAAACTCTTTAGAGATATATTTCAACCTGTTTAATTCCTGAAATTTGATTACTTTACCTTTTTCGTCTAAATTACCGCTTTTAATTGCCTCTAATATATCTCTGCATATTTTATCTATATTATTAACTTTTAACTTCATAAGAAGTTTCTTAAAATCTTCTCTATTTCCGCTATTTTCCGACATCAAACCTGAATAATAAATCCTTTTCCATTTATCGGCGTTAACGGTTCCCGAAATTATTTCTTCTACCGCACCTTTAATTATTTCTTGACTTGCGCCTTTTTTAACGGCATTTTGAATTTCTTTAATAATATATACGGCATCTTTATCGGAAAATTCAGATATTATATCATCGCTTATATACTCTGTCAATACCAAATTGCAAAATATCTTGCTTACGATAATATCTTCAATGCCCATATCCTCTTTTATTGAAATTTCGTAGGCAGTATCTAAACTATAATCCGTGTTTCCGGTTCCAATCCAGCTTTTATTCGATTCAATATACCTTCTTATTACGTTTTCGTTTAAACCGAGTTTATTTGCAAGTATATTTACGTAATGCGAAAATATAATATTATTACCGATTTTTTTAAAGTAAGGTACGACGTCTTTTATGACGGATATCTTGCTTTTTAATCTGCTTTCCTCGTTATTTTTAATTATACCGCTTTTTTTGTTTTTTTCAACATAATAGTCTATCGCAAATTCTACCGGAGGTTTTTTGCTTTCGTTAATTAATTTTATAAGGTTTTCGCTTCCGAATTTTCGCACGTAAGTATCAGGATCTTCTCCGCCGCTAAGACAGGCGGCGTAAATATTCTTATCGGAGCTGTCCATGAACTCCCTGAATAATTCCATTCCTCTATTGATTGCATTTATTCCGGCTTTATCACCGTCATAAAGCAAAACAATTTCATCGCACAATCTCGATAAACTTGAAATATGGTTTTTTGAAAGAGCGGTGCCCATAGTAGCTACGATATTTTTAATACCGTTTGCGTAAAGCGTTATCATATCGAAATAACCTTCTACTACTATAACGGCATTTTCTTTTTTAATAAAAGGAAGGGCTTTGTCTAAACCGTAAAGGGTATTATTTTTTACGAAAATTTCGGAATTATTTGTGTTAATGTATTTTGGAAAGTTATTAGATAACTGATCTCGTTCCCGCGTGATAATTCTGGAAGCCAGCGCTATCGGCTCGCCTGTTCTGTCCATTATGGGAATAATTAATTTATTGACGAATCTGTCGGCATAAACCTTATTGTAATCGTCTTTTTTAACCAAAAGCCCCATATCCGCCGCAATATCAAGATCTGCTTTAACGCTTTTAAGCAGTGCGGTTAAGCCGTTTCCAAAACCTGCATATCCTAATTTAAAATCCTTTGCAACATCTACGTTTATACCTCTTTCGTTAAGATAATTCATTATATGCCGGCTGTTAGAAATATAGACGAAAAGATTTTCGTAATAAAAATTAACTGCAAGATTTATTATTTTTTTAACCGGATTTTCCGCTTGGGAGGAGCTGTCGGTTTTGCGAAATTTTGTATATTCGACGGGAATATTATATTTATTTTTAAGATAATCGACGATGTCGGAAAAAGAATCTCCCCTAATTTCTTTAAGGAAAGTTATAACGTTGCCTCCCTTGCCGCACCCGAAACAGTAGTATAATCCTTTTGTCTCGTTAACGCTGAAAGAAGGCGTCTTCTCTGAGTGAAACGGGCATAAGCCCGTATAATTCCTAC of the Candidatus Acidulodesulfobacterium acidiphilum genome contains:
- the dnaG gene encoding DNA primase is translated as MDKNIETVLSYVNIVEEISGFVKLKKTGRNYTGLCPFHSEKTPSFSVNETKGLYYCFGCGKGGNVITFLKEIRGDSFSDIVDYLKNKYNIPVEYTKFRKTDSSSQAENPVKKIINLAVNFYYENLFVYISNSRHIMNYLNERGINVDVAKDFKLGYAGFGNGLTALLKSVKADLDIAADMGLLVKKDDYNKVYADRFVNKLIIPIMDRTGEPIALASRIITRERDQLSNNFPKYINTNNSEIFVKNNTLYGLDKALPFIKKENAVIVVEGYFDMITLYANGIKNIVATMGTALSKNHISSLSRLCDEIVLLYDGDKAGINAINRGMELFREFMDSSDKNIYAACLSGGEDPDTYVRKFGSENLIKLINESKKPPVEFAIDYYVEKNKKSGIIKNNEESRLKSKISVIKDVVPYFKKIGNNIIFSHYVNILANKLGLNENVIRRYIESNKSWIGTGNTDYSLDTAYEISIKEDMGIEDIIVSKIFCNLVLTEYISDDIISEFSDKDAVYIIKEIQNAVKKGASQEIIKGAVEEIISGTVNADKWKRIYYSGLMSENSGNREDFKKLLMKLKVNNIDKICRDILEAIKSGNLDEKGKVIKFQELNRLKYISKEFQKKICGY